In the Melitaea cinxia chromosome 28, ilMelCinx1.1, whole genome shotgun sequence genome, one interval contains:
- the LOC123667451 gene encoding histone-lysine N-methyltransferase SETMAR-like — protein sequence MVGVSDTTIFKILHDHLGMTKVSARWVPRMLTPPQKQQRVECSRAFLYLCNEDKDGVLSRIVTGDETWVHHYEPESKQDSMQWHKKVTAPPKKFKLSQSAGKFMATVFWDSEGILLIDYKDKGVSITGEYYASILERLKEAIKEKRRGKLTKGVLLLHENAPVHKSHVALAALLKVGFDILNHSPHSPDLVPSDYYLFPKMKKELRGKKFTTDDEVKEAVSGFFEDKDKTFFNEGINKLIERSEKCVRLAGEYIDKEK from the coding sequence ATGGTTGGCGTATCCGATACAACCATTTTTAAAATCCTGCACGATCATCTTGGCATGACTAAGGTCAGTGCAAGATGGGTACCGAGAATGCTCACGCCGCCGCAAAAACAACAACGCGTAGAGTGTTCACGTGCATTTTTGTACCTCTGCAATGAAGACAAGGATGGTGTATTGAGTCGAATTGTTACTGGAGACGAAACTTGGGTTCATCATTATGAACCTGAGTCGAAACAAGACTCTATGCAGTGGCATAAAAAGGTCACAGCACCCCCCAAGAAGTTTAAGTTGTCACAGTCAGCTGGAAAATTCATGGCAACGGTCTTTTGGGACTCAGAAGGAATATTATTGATCGATTATAAGGATAAAGGTGTTTCTATAACCGGAGAATACTACGCTTCAATATTAGAGCGATTAAAAGAAGCCATTAAAGAGAAAAGACGGGGAAAATTGACGAAAGGTGTGCTGCTTTTGCACGAAAATGCGCCCGTCCACAAGAGCCACGTTGCGTTGGCTGCCTTGCTTAAAGTGGGCTTCGATATTTTGAACCACTCACCCCACAGTCCAGACCTGGTCCCGAGTGATTATTACCTCtttccaaaaatgaaaaaagagctgcgaggtaaaaaatttaccacCGATGATGAAGTTAAGGAGGCAGTTTCAGGGTTTTTTGAGGACaaagacaaaacattttttaatgagggtataaataaattaattgaaagatcTGAAAAATGTGTCCGTCTTGCAGGTGAATATATTgataaggaaaaataa